The following are encoded in a window of bacterium SCSIO 12643 genomic DNA:
- a CDS encoding outer membrane beta-barrel protein, whose amino-acid sequence MKKTLLSMAVFMLALLNVSFAGDDDGNMKKGIRAGWQASNFYGDNYDNNSENFNSFYVGIFGEKKLIPLLRLGVGLEYSQTGSVSTVFDNTKYVRSQIYLPIYAKVKLGPVYAQGGLSPTFGIGNKFTLLDEEQSLDDDAKTSTFDAPVFLGLGVKILMISVEARYNWGTSNLSKLDNTNYKQQYFQLGAAISF is encoded by the coding sequence ATGAAAAAAACACTACTATCGATGGCAGTATTTATGCTGGCCCTGTTGAATGTCTCTTTTGCCGGAGACGATGATGGAAACATGAAAAAAGGTATTCGTGCCGGTTGGCAAGCCTCGAATTTTTATGGAGATAATTACGACAATAATTCAGAAAACTTCAACTCTTTTTATGTTGGGATTTTTGGAGAAAAGAAACTTATTCCACTACTGCGTTTAGGAGTTGGGCTTGAGTATTCTCAAACCGGTTCGGTATCGACCGTTTTTGACAATACTAAATATGTTAGAAGTCAAATTTACCTTCCAATTTATGCTAAAGTTAAATTAGGCCCCGTTTATGCTCAGGGAGGATTGTCTCCAACTTTTGGTATTGGAAATAAATTCACCTTATTAGATGAAGAACAATCTTTAGATGATGATGCCAAAACAAGTACTTTTGACGCACCAGTATTTCTAGGATTAGGGGTTAAAATATTAATGATATCCGTTGAAGCCAGATATAACTGGGGGACATCAAATTTATCAAAGTTGGATAACACCAATTATAAACAACAATATTTCCAATTAGGAGCTGCAATCTCTTTCTAA
- a CDS encoding PKD domain-containing protein, whose protein sequence is MNLKPHILVWLVLMLYSTITYADGHGLGPAGPGACVSDLDVSNTTDISVCYSEKNNAQVVLNLSNSGLDTIRNVQIGWFFSSDQSGTMSWSGNIYPNSSEMVNLPALAFPSEGHFSLSIWAINGPGDINSSNDTINVTVHVFNPFIVNELRDTAICTNEVLPLNLSTNFHSYSWDNGHSGPSRSVQQQGNYRVTVEDENGCSTVDSMFLDVHEAPGPLLPGDTVLCDGVILSTTLSANFVTYQWANGSTGDGITIDQAGVYSVQVVDTHGCTYADTMDVQYAALPSSGTPTQVNICNGDSTVLNAANNFNSYIWNTGDTSSSITITNSGNYVVTVTGPHGCIGIDTVQVIVNPLPEITFNDSVMCNFTPFVMDVGWFSAYQWSNGSTSQNPLITSPGIYSVTVTDLNGCESVKSVYVNNYNVNVNLGPDTSICSGDGNYILLGNNYDSYLWNDGDTSANHWIGSAGTYSVTVTNGACAASDEKVVTELLYPNADFSHLVTSPNVQFTNLSNVSVGLTWDFGDGNTSTSVNPLHTYASVGNYDVTLTAANACDTTQFITSVSIFPQDAHRIYVNENLKLFPTVATNVINFSFSGANKNELDYAIYDVTGKILVRETDNYYGDEYLYTIDVSSFAAGTYYIRIVSDESLMAVQPFIKK, encoded by the coding sequence TTGAATTTAAAGCCGCATATTTTAGTATGGTTAGTGTTGATGTTATATTCAACGATAACGTACGCTGATGGTCATGGGTTAGGTCCTGCTGGTCCTGGAGCGTGTGTCTCTGATCTCGATGTTTCCAATACAACAGATATAAGTGTTTGTTACTCTGAAAAGAATAACGCGCAAGTTGTTTTGAATTTATCTAATTCAGGATTAGATACAATTCGAAATGTTCAAATTGGATGGTTTTTCTCTTCAGATCAAAGTGGAACTATGAGTTGGTCGGGTAATATCTACCCAAATTCCAGCGAAATGGTTAATCTTCCTGCATTAGCTTTTCCTTCTGAAGGACATTTCTCTTTATCTATTTGGGCGATTAACGGTCCTGGAGATATTAATTCTTCAAATGATACGATCAATGTAACAGTGCATGTTTTCAACCCGTTTATAGTAAATGAACTTAGAGATACTGCAATTTGTACCAATGAAGTGTTACCATTGAATCTTTCAACAAACTTTCATTCATATTCTTGGGATAATGGTCATTCGGGACCTTCAAGATCAGTACAGCAACAAGGAAATTATAGAGTAACGGTGGAGGATGAAAATGGATGTTCAACGGTAGATTCTATGTTTTTGGATGTTCATGAAGCACCAGGACCATTATTGCCTGGAGACACGGTATTATGTGATGGTGTGATTTTATCTACAACATTATCTGCGAATTTTGTCACATATCAATGGGCAAATGGAAGCACTGGAGATGGCATCACTATCGATCAGGCTGGGGTGTATTCTGTTCAGGTTGTGGATACACATGGATGTACTTATGCGGATACTATGGACGTACAGTATGCAGCGTTACCAAGCTCAGGAACTCCAACGCAAGTAAATATTTGTAACGGAGATTCAACAGTGTTAAATGCTGCGAACAATTTCAATTCTTATATATGGAATACGGGAGATACTTCAAGTAGTATTACGATTACTAATTCAGGGAATTATGTAGTGACGGTTACCGGGCCACATGGATGTATTGGTATTGATACTGTACAGGTAATTGTAAACCCTTTACCGGAGATTACTTTTAATGATAGTGTGATGTGTAATTTTACTCCATTCGTAATGGATGTGGGATGGTTCTCAGCATATCAGTGGTCTAATGGAAGTACAAGTCAAAACCCATTAATAACTTCTCCAGGGATTTATTCTGTTACGGTAACGGATTTGAATGGTTGCGAATCTGTGAAATCCGTTTACGTAAACAATTATAATGTAAATGTAAATCTTGGTCCGGATACTTCAATTTGTAGTGGTGATGGAAACTATATCTTGTTAGGAAACAATTATGATAGCTATCTTTGGAATGATGGCGATACTTCAGCCAATCATTGGATTGGTAGTGCAGGAACATACAGCGTAACGGTAACCAATGGAGCTTGTGCTGCTTCGGACGAAAAAGTGGTTACAGAGTTATTATATCCAAATGCGGATTTCTCACATTTAGTAACCAGTCCAAATGTACAGTTTACAAATTTGTCTAATGTGAGTGTTGGTTTAACATGGGATTTTGGTGACGGGAATACTTCAACGTCTGTTAATCCTCTACATACTTATGCTAGTGTTGGGAATTACGATGTGACTTTAACTGCTGCAAATGCATGTGATACAACACAGTTTATTACGAGTGTGAGTATCTTCCCTCAGGATGCACACCGTATTTATGTAAACGAGAATTTAAAACTGTTCCCTACCGTAGCAACAAATGTGATCAATTTCTCGTTTTCAGGAGCAAATAAAAATGAGTTAGATTATGCCATTTATGATGTAACGGGTAAAATTCTGGTTAGGGAAACAGATAACTATTATGGCGATGAGTATCTGTATACTATTGATGTTTCGAGCTTCGCAGCAGGAACTTATTATATCAGAATAGTAAGTGATGAGTCTTTAATGGCGGTTCAGCCATTTATCAAGAAATAA
- the rpsR gene encoding 30S ribosomal protein S18 yields the protein MAGNSSEIRYLSPIAIEVKKDKYCRFKKSGIKYIDYKDPKFLLKFVNEQGKLLPRRITGTSVKYQRKVATAVKRARHLALMPYVADMLK from the coding sequence ATGGCTGGAAATTCATCAGAAATCAGATATTTATCTCCAATTGCGATTGAAGTAAAGAAAGACAAATATTGTCGTTTTAAGAAATCAGGGATTAAGTATATTGACTATAAAGATCCTAAGTTTCTTTTAAAATTTGTGAACGAGCAAGGTAAATTACTTCCAAGAAGAATTACTGGGACGTCTGTAAAATATCAAAGAAAAGTGGCTACTGCTGTAAAAAGAGCACGTCATTTGGCTTTAATGCCTTATGTAGCTGATATGTTAAAATAA
- a CDS encoding 30S ribosomal protein S6, producing the protein MQTRYETVFILTPVLSEDQVKEAVGKFESYLKANGAKMIHQENWGLRKMAYQIQKKSTGFYHLFEFEAPGELISKLEVEFKRDERILRFLTVKMEKHHIAFAESRRTKKEAKA; encoded by the coding sequence ATGCAAACAAGGTATGAAACTGTTTTCATTTTAACTCCCGTTTTATCTGAAGATCAGGTAAAGGAAGCAGTAGGCAAGTTTGAGAGTTACTTGAAAGCAAATGGTGCGAAAATGATCCACCAAGAGAACTGGGGACTACGTAAAATGGCGTATCAAATCCAGAAAAAATCAACTGGTTTTTATCACTTATTCGAGTTTGAAGCTCCAGGAGAATTGATCAGTAAATTAGAGGTTGAATTTAAGCGTGATGAGAGAATCTTAAGATTTTTGACTGTAAAAATGGAGAAGCATCACATCGCATTTGCTGAAAGCCGCAGAACAAAGAAAGAAGCAAAAGCTTAA
- a CDS encoding 1-acyl-sn-glycerol-3-phosphate acyltransferase gives MKKWFAGLLFKLYGWKLVGEIPKTLKKYVLIAAPHTSNMDFFLAMPSMWSLGVKGKYLIKKEHVETPYGFLIKWMGGIGVDRKKTSIDFVNQLKRIVAEHDELAMLFTPEGTRKRVEKWKTGFYRVAMAVNVPIVLAYADYEKKEVFIGHVFHPSGDFEKDFLYMENFYKNIPAKYPQDYNPQIFIRKGA, from the coding sequence ATGAAAAAGTGGTTCGCAGGTTTATTGTTTAAGTTATATGGTTGGAAACTAGTTGGAGAGATTCCAAAAACATTAAAAAAATATGTTTTAATTGCTGCTCCACATACATCCAATATGGACTTCTTTTTGGCAATGCCTTCTATGTGGTCGCTAGGTGTAAAAGGGAAATACCTTATTAAAAAGGAGCATGTGGAAACACCGTATGGTTTTTTGATTAAATGGATGGGAGGGATAGGTGTAGACCGGAAAAAGACTTCAATAGATTTTGTTAATCAATTAAAACGCATTGTTGCGGAACATGATGAATTAGCAATGTTGTTTACTCCGGAAGGAACTCGAAAGAGAGTTGAAAAATGGAAAACCGGATTTTATAGAGTTGCAATGGCAGTAAATGTGCCAATCGTATTGGCATATGCGGACTATGAGAAAAAAGAAGTTTTTATAGGACATGTTTTTCATCCAAGTGGTGATTTTGAAAAAGATTTCCTTTATATGGAGAACTTCTATAAAAATATTCCTGCCAAGTATCCTCAGGATTATAATCCACAGATTTTTATTCGCAAAGGAGCCTAA
- the rplI gene encoding 50S ribosomal protein L9: MEIILKENIEGLGYTNDLVTVKPGYGRNFLIPTGKAILATESAKKVREENLRQRAHKEAKLVEEAKGFAAKLEAMSIKIGAKVGESGKIFGSVNTIQLAEAITNLGVAVDRKNISIVNEPIKNVGSYEAKIKFHKEVEQSITFEVVGE, encoded by the coding sequence ATGGAAATCATATTAAAAGAAAATATAGAAGGGTTAGGATATACTAATGACTTGGTAACTGTTAAACCAGGTTACGGAAGAAATTTCTTAATTCCTACAGGTAAAGCTATTTTGGCTACTGAATCAGCTAAAAAAGTTAGAGAAGAAAATTTACGTCAAAGAGCACATAAAGAGGCTAAATTGGTTGAAGAAGCTAAAGGTTTCGCTGCGAAATTAGAAGCTATGTCAATTAAGATTGGTGCTAAAGTTGGTGAGAGTGGAAAGATTTTTGGATCTGTGAATACAATCCAACTAGCTGAAGCAATTACAAACTTAGGTGTTGCTGTGGATAGAAAAAATATCTCAATTGTAAATGAGCCAATTAAGAATGTAGGTTCTTATGAAGCGAAAATCAAATTCCATAAAGAAGTGGAGCAATCAATTACTTTCGAAGTAGTTGGAGAATAA
- the dnaX gene encoding DNA polymerase III subunit gamma/tau yields the protein MENFIVSARKYRPTTWESVVGQKAITETLKSAIENNHLAQAFLLTGPRGVGKTTTARILAKTINRNDLDQEVNEDEDFAFNIFELDAASNNTVEDIRQLIDQVRIPPQIGSHKVYIIDEVHMLSSAAFNAFLKTLEEPPEHAIFILATTEKHKVIPTIISRCQVFDFQRINNSDIVGHLHYIAKQESISAEDDALHTIAQKADGGMRDALSIFDQIVSFSGNTITYKNVIENLNILDFEFYFKVTDLILEQNASGALLLFNQVLEKGFDGHNFIVGIASHFRDLLVASNPQTLSLLETSENLKERYLSQAGKCNPEFLLDALQLLSDVDFRYKTSKNQRLLVEVCLMQLSSIGVGSEKKN from the coding sequence ATGGAGAATTTTATTGTTTCAGCTAGAAAATATAGGCCAACTACCTGGGAAAGCGTAGTCGGGCAAAAAGCTATTACAGAAACATTAAAAAGTGCCATTGAAAACAATCATTTGGCTCAGGCTTTCTTACTTACCGGACCACGAGGAGTTGGTAAAACAACTACGGCCAGAATTCTAGCAAAAACCATTAATCGGAATGATTTAGATCAGGAAGTAAATGAAGATGAAGATTTCGCTTTTAACATCTTCGAGTTAGATGCCGCATCTAATAATACAGTGGAAGATATTAGACAACTAATCGATCAGGTTAGAATTCCACCTCAAATAGGAAGTCATAAAGTGTATATCATTGATGAGGTTCATATGTTATCCTCTGCAGCTTTTAATGCTTTCCTTAAAACACTAGAAGAGCCACCTGAGCATGCGATATTCATTCTGGCTACTACCGAAAAACATAAGGTGATTCCTACCATTATTTCAAGATGTCAGGTATTCGATTTTCAGCGTATAAATAATAGTGATATTGTTGGCCATCTGCATTACATTGCAAAACAGGAAAGTATTTCTGCTGAAGACGATGCATTACATACTATAGCTCAAAAAGCAGATGGAGGAATGCGCGATGCCTTATCAATCTTTGATCAAATCGTTAGTTTTTCAGGAAATACCATTACATATAAGAATGTAATTGAGAATTTAAATATTCTGGACTTTGAATTCTATTTCAAGGTGACTGATTTAATTCTCGAACAAAACGCATCCGGAGCGCTACTCCTATTTAATCAAGTGCTTGAAAAAGGTTTTGATGGCCATAATTTTATTGTAGGAATAGCAAGTCATTTTAGAGATTTGCTTGTAGCATCTAATCCGCAAACACTTTCTTTATTAGAAACCAGCGAAAATCTTAAAGAGCGTTATTTGTCCCAAGCCGGTAAATGTAATCCTGAATTCTTATTAGATGCTCTACAATTACTTTCTGATGTTGACTTCAGATATAAAACCAGTAAAAACCAGCGATTGCTGGTTGAAGTCTGTTTGATGCAGCTTTCCTCTATTGGCGTGGGAAGTGAAAAAAAAAATTAA
- a CDS encoding ABC transporter permease has product MNRANIENIRIAFVSIKSQVLRSILTALIIAIGITALVGILTAIDALKSSINDQFSTMGANSFSITNKKESNKRRGGKKTTATENINYQQAAEFKNKFDFPGTVSISCRPRGAAVVKYKKKESKPNIPIFGTDENYISTNGFTLEKGRNFTPNEYTSGAHIAIIGNEIASEIFDGVNPVGKIMLIGNIKFKVIGVLEKKGSSMGFGGDRNVLIPVPTARQFFGYKNMGYTVAVMTTGPDRLELAINEATGLFRIIRKDPLGKSNSFTISRSDSLSQNLIENLSMVSGIATIIAFITLLGAAIGLMNIMLVSVTERTKEIGVRKALGATANTIKKQFLTEAVMVCQLGGIIGIILGIIIGNVVAMAIEVNFIIPWLWIFTAISLTFITGIIAGYYPASKAANLDPIESLRYE; this is encoded by the coding sequence ATGAATAGAGCAAATATAGAAAACATCAGAATTGCTTTTGTATCTATAAAAAGTCAGGTTTTACGCAGTATTCTAACCGCATTAATCATTGCAATTGGAATTACTGCTTTAGTTGGAATCCTTACTGCTATAGACGCTCTAAAATCATCTATAAATGATCAATTCTCGACCATGGGTGCAAATAGCTTTTCGATTACCAATAAGAAGGAAAGCAATAAGAGACGTGGTGGAAAAAAAACAACCGCAACCGAAAACATTAATTACCAGCAAGCAGCTGAGTTTAAAAATAAATTTGACTTTCCCGGAACCGTTTCTATTTCGTGTCGTCCCAGAGGTGCTGCAGTGGTTAAATACAAGAAAAAAGAATCCAAACCCAATATCCCCATCTTCGGAACTGACGAAAACTATATCTCCACCAATGGTTTTACTCTCGAAAAGGGACGAAATTTCACTCCAAACGAATATACATCCGGAGCACATATTGCCATTATCGGAAATGAGATCGCCAGTGAAATTTTTGATGGTGTAAATCCCGTAGGAAAGATCATGCTTATAGGAAATATCAAATTTAAAGTGATTGGTGTTCTGGAGAAAAAAGGTAGCTCAATGGGTTTTGGTGGAGATCGAAATGTACTTATTCCGGTTCCCACTGCACGACAGTTTTTTGGGTATAAAAATATGGGATATACAGTTGCAGTTATGACTACCGGACCTGATAGACTGGAACTGGCCATAAACGAAGCAACCGGTTTATTTAGAATTATTCGTAAAGACCCATTAGGTAAATCTAATTCCTTTACAATATCCAGAAGTGATAGCTTATCTCAAAACTTAATAGAAAACCTCAGTATGGTTTCAGGTATTGCTACCATTATTGCATTTATCACTTTATTAGGTGCTGCAATTGGATTGATGAACATCATGTTGGTTTCCGTTACTGAAAGGACTAAAGAAATAGGTGTTCGAAAAGCTTTGGGAGCCACTGCTAACACGATTAAAAAACAATTTCTCACTGAAGCAGTGATGGTTTGTCAACTAGGAGGTATCATCGGAATCATCCTGGGCATTATTATTGGAAATGTTGTGGCTATGGCTATCGAGGTGAATTTCATTATTCCATGGTTGTGGATTTTTACCGCAATAAGTCTAACATTTATTACCGGCATTATCGCAGGATACTATCCAGCAAGCAAAGCTGCTAATCTGGATCCTATTGAATCTTTAAGGTATGAATAG